One window of Atribacter laminatus genomic DNA carries:
- the ilvB gene encoding biosynthetic-type acetolactate synthase large subunit — translation MKMKGAQILIELLKKEGVTTIFGYPGGSVIDIYDALYQAPEIKHILVRHEQAAAHAADGYARTTGKVGICMATSGPGSTNLVTGLANAYMDSIPIIAITGQVGTRLIGKDAFQEADTTGITMPITKHNFLIKSIHELPLIVREAFLIASTGRPGPILIDIPKDVQTAEVDFNYPEKFEIPGYKPTYRGHINQINMTAQAIKEAKKPLLYVGGGVIASGASDILLEFAEKTDIPVTYTLMAKGAIPEDHRLSLGWLGMHGSYHANKAIMNCDLLIAVGTRFDDRVTGNTATFANRAKIVHIDIDPAEIGKNVKIQIPIVGDARNILNELNKRTETKKHDEWLQTIEKWKKEYTPKPSANNELVAQTIIESVYRATQGDAILVTDVGQHQMWAAKHFLCHQPRKWASSGGLGTMGFGLPAAIGAQVGNPDQTVVLFSGDGSIMMKIQELVTAVNNCLPLKIFVLNNNYLGMVRQWQECFFDCRYSSTHIINPDLANLAQAFGAEGIPVQNQEELDKAIQRALEVKDHPVLVDCRISKETNVYPFVPPGKSLDEMILE, via the coding sequence TTGAAAATGAAAGGTGCTCAAATTTTAATCGAACTCTTGAAAAAAGAGGGGGTTACTACGATATTTGGTTATCCAGGTGGCTCAGTAATCGATATATATGATGCTTTGTATCAAGCTCCTGAAATAAAGCATATTTTGGTTCGCCACGAACAGGCTGCAGCCCACGCTGCTGATGGCTATGCTCGAACTACCGGCAAGGTAGGAATTTGTATGGCAACTTCCGGGCCGGGATCAACCAACCTGGTTACTGGTTTAGCCAACGCCTATATGGATTCAATTCCTATTATTGCTATCACCGGCCAAGTGGGCACGCGTCTTATTGGAAAGGATGCGTTTCAAGAAGCTGATACAACCGGTATCACCATGCCAATTACAAAACATAACTTTCTAATAAAGAGTATTCATGAACTGCCGTTAATAGTCAGAGAGGCTTTTTTAATTGCTTCTACAGGTCGTCCTGGACCAATCCTAATTGATATTCCAAAAGATGTTCAGACTGCCGAGGTTGATTTTAACTATCCAGAAAAGTTTGAAATCCCTGGTTATAAACCAACCTATCGTGGCCACATCAATCAGATCAATATGACAGCTCAGGCTATAAAGGAAGCAAAAAAACCACTCCTTTATGTCGGCGGTGGCGTTATTGCCTCTGGAGCATCAGATATTCTTCTTGAGTTTGCAGAAAAAACCGACATTCCTGTTACCTATACCCTCATGGCAAAAGGGGCCATTCCCGAGGATCATCGACTTTCATTAGGATGGCTCGGAATGCATGGTTCCTACCATGCTAATAAGGCTATTATGAATTGTGATCTTTTAATTGCTGTTGGTACCCGCTTTGATGATCGGGTTACTGGAAATACTGCCACCTTTGCCAATCGAGCTAAAATCGTCCACATTGATATTGATCCAGCTGAAATAGGTAAAAATGTCAAGATCCAGATCCCCATTGTTGGTGACGCTCGTAACATTCTCAACGAGCTCAACAAAAGAACTGAGACAAAAAAGCATGATGAATGGTTACAAACCATTGAAAAATGGAAAAAAGAATATACACCAAAACCATCCGCTAACAATGAACTGGTAGCCCAGACTATCATCGAATCGGTTTATCGGGCTACTCAGGGTGATGCCATTTTGGTTACCGATGTTGGCCAGCATCAAATGTGGGCGGCAAAACATTTTCTCTGTCATCAACCACGCAAATGGGCTAGCTCAGGTGGTCTTGGAACTATGGGATTTGGTCTTCCAGCCGCAATTGGTGCTCAGGTTGGTAATCCCGATCAAACAGTTGTTCTTTTTAGCGGTGACGGAAGCATTATGATGAAAATACAAGAACTGGTTACCGCGGTCAATAATTGTCTTCCTCTTAAAATTTTCGTTTTGAACAATAACTATCTCGGCATGGTACGACAGTGGCAGGAATGTTTCTTTGATTGTCGATATTCATCAACCCATATTATCAATCCCGACCTTGCCAACCTTGCTCAAGCTTTTGGTGCTGAAGGTATCCCGGTTCAAAACCAAGAGGAACTCGACAAGGCCATACAAAGAGCTTTGGAAGTGAAAGATCATCCGGTTCTCGTTGATTGTCGTATCAGTAAAGAAACGAATGTGTATCCTTTTGTACCTCCGGGAAAATCATTAGACGAAATGATTTTAGAATAA
- the ilvN gene encoding acetolactate synthase small subunit — MQHIISVLVENKPRVLARVASLFARRGYNIESLAVGHTQDPDVSRITLVVRGDEDILEQITKQLYKLIEVIKVGDFTESSYVDRELSLIKVNAPSNLRGEIVQTAEIFRARIVDVSEKSLLIEVTGTSDKIDALEQLMKKYGIIEMTRTGKIALARGSQSL, encoded by the coding sequence ATGCAACATATAATATCGGTTCTGGTGGAGAATAAACCACGGGTTCTGGCACGAGTGGCGTCCCTTTTCGCCAGGCGGGGATACAATATCGAAAGTCTTGCCGTCGGTCATACCCAGGACCCTGATGTTTCACGAATCACCTTAGTGGTTCGTGGTGATGAAGACATTCTTGAACAAATCACCAAACAACTTTACAAATTAATAGAAGTTATTAAGGTTGGTGATTTTACAGAGAGTAGTTATGTTGATCGAGAGCTTTCTCTGATTAAGGTGAATGCTCCTTCCAATCTTCGTGGTGAGATTGTGCAAACCGCTGAAATATTTCGTGCGAGAATTGTTGATGTCAGCGAAAAAAGCCTTCTTATTGAAGTTACTGGAACATCAGATAAAATAGATGCCCTTGAACAACTCATGAAAAAATATGGAATCATTGAAATGACTCGAACCGGTAAAATTGCTTTAGCCCGGGGAAGTCAATCCTTATAA
- the ilvC gene encoding ketol-acid reductoisomerase has product MAQIFYDQDAQLELLQGKKVSIIGFGSQGSAQGQNLRDSGIEVIIAELPGTPGYEKAKKVGFSPVTADEAAQKGDIIQMLVPDQFQPMVYQQSIAKNLSSGNALMFSHGFNIHFHQIVPPPSVDVIMVAPKGPGDLVRRMYQEDKGVPSLIAVYQNASGQAKELAMAYARGIGATRAGVLETTFEEETETDLFGEQAVLCGGLTALIKAGFETLLEAGYQPEVAYFECLHEMKLIVDLVYEGGLSLMRQVVSDTAEFGDLTRGPRVVNQETKKEMKKILSEIQDGSFAREWILENQANRPTYHALREKDFQHTIEKVGKQLRDMMPWLKK; this is encoded by the coding sequence ATGGCTCAAATTTTTTATGATCAAGACGCTCAATTGGAATTGTTGCAAGGAAAAAAAGTATCAATAATTGGATTTGGAAGCCAAGGAAGCGCACAAGGCCAAAATCTTAGAGACAGCGGAATCGAGGTCATCATTGCTGAGTTACCGGGTACTCCCGGTTATGAAAAGGCAAAAAAGGTTGGATTCTCTCCGGTTACTGCCGACGAAGCGGCTCAAAAGGGAGATATTATACAAATGTTAGTACCAGATCAATTTCAACCGATGGTTTACCAACAATCGATTGCAAAAAATCTTTCCTCCGGGAATGCTTTGATGTTCTCTCACGGTTTTAATATTCATTTCCACCAAATCGTTCCACCACCTTCGGTCGACGTAATCATGGTAGCACCCAAGGGACCAGGCGATTTGGTCAGAAGAATGTATCAGGAAGACAAAGGGGTTCCTTCCTTGATCGCTGTTTACCAAAATGCTTCAGGTCAAGCCAAAGAACTCGCTATGGCTTATGCTCGTGGAATCGGTGCTACCCGAGCAGGAGTTTTAGAAACCACCTTCGAAGAGGAAACCGAAACTGACCTCTTCGGTGAACAAGCGGTTTTATGCGGAGGATTAACTGCGTTAATAAAAGCTGGCTTTGAAACTCTCTTGGAAGCAGGTTATCAACCTGAAGTTGCTTACTTTGAATGCCTCCATGAAATGAAACTTATAGTTGATCTGGTATATGAAGGAGGCCTTAGTTTAATGCGTCAGGTAGTGAGTGATACTGCTGAATTTGGTGACTTGACCCGTGGTCCAAGAGTAGTAAATCAAGAAACTAAAAAAGAAATGAAGAAGATTTTAAGCGAAATACAAGACGGGAGTTTTGCCCGGGAATGGATTTTAGAAAACCAGGCTAACCGACCTACCTATCACGCTTTAAGAGAAAAAGACTTTCAACATACCATTGAAAAAGTTGGTAAACAACTGCGTGATATGATGCCCTGGTTAAAAAAATAA
- the leuC gene encoding 3-isopropylmalate dehydratase large subunit, which produces MGMTITEKIIAAHSGKERVSAGELVQVSVDLALANDITAPLSIKELEKQRINSMFNPNQIVLVADHNTPAKDIASAQNLKLMREFAQKNQIKNFFEGGSVGIEHVLLPEKGLVLPGDLIIGADSHTCTYGALGAFSTGMGSTDIAAAWALGETWLKVPESIKFIYSGQPNRFVTGKDFILFIIGEIGVEGARYCAMEFTGSGISTLSMDGRFTMANMAVEAGAKNGIMEADTLTLSMLSNIPLSRKPKIYRSDSDAEWKDVIEVNVSSIEPQIALPHLPENTQSVFSLPRISINQSVIGSCTNGRIEDLRQAAEVLRNRKVHVGVRLYIFPGTPAILLQAEKEGLVQIFLESGAVLCPPSCGPCLGGHLGVLAEGERCVSTTNRNFVGRMGHTKSEVYLANPYIAASSAIAGYIITPDQLM; this is translated from the coding sequence ATGGGAATGACAATTACTGAGAAGATAATTGCTGCTCATAGCGGCAAAGAAAGGGTATCGGCAGGTGAGTTAGTACAGGTTTCTGTTGATTTAGCCCTTGCTAATGATATCACCGCTCCATTGAGCATAAAGGAATTAGAGAAACAACGAATTAATTCGATGTTTAATCCAAACCAAATTGTTTTAGTTGCTGATCATAATACTCCAGCCAAAGATATCGCTTCAGCCCAAAATTTAAAATTAATGAGAGAGTTTGCTCAAAAAAACCAAATAAAAAACTTTTTCGAAGGAGGTTCAGTAGGTATTGAGCACGTTCTCCTCCCAGAAAAAGGATTAGTCTTGCCTGGTGACCTGATTATTGGAGCTGACTCTCATACTTGCACCTATGGGGCATTGGGCGCTTTTTCCACTGGGATGGGAAGTACTGATATTGCAGCTGCTTGGGCATTAGGAGAAACTTGGCTTAAAGTCCCGGAATCAATTAAATTTATCTATAGCGGCCAACCCAACCGGTTTGTTACCGGAAAGGACTTTATCCTTTTTATCATCGGAGAAATAGGAGTTGAGGGAGCTCGTTACTGCGCCATGGAATTTACCGGATCGGGAATCTCTACTCTTTCGATGGATGGACGTTTTACAATGGCTAACATGGCAGTTGAAGCCGGAGCAAAGAATGGTATCATGGAAGCTGATACGCTTACTTTATCTATGTTATCGAATATTCCTCTATCGAGAAAACCAAAGATATATCGTTCAGATTCTGACGCGGAATGGAAAGATGTTATCGAAGTAAACGTTTCATCAATTGAACCTCAAATAGCTCTTCCCCACCTTCCTGAGAATACCCAATCGGTTTTTTCATTACCACGCATCTCAATTAATCAATCAGTTATTGGTTCATGTACCAATGGCCGAATTGAAGACTTAAGACAGGCTGCTGAAGTTTTGAGAAACCGCAAAGTCCATGTTGGGGTTAGGCTCTATATTTTTCCTGGGACTCCCGCCATTCTTTTGCAAGCAGAAAAAGAAGGCTTAGTACAAATCTTTTTAGAATCAGGTGCAGTTCTCTGCCCTCCTTCCTGTGGACCTTGTCTTGGTGGACATTTAGGGGTTTTAGCCGAGGGAGAGCGTTGCGTCTCAACCACTAATCGTAATTTTGTTGGGAGAATGGGACATACCAAAAGCGAAGTTTACTTAGCAAATCCCTATATAGCTGCCAGCTCCGCTATTGCTGGATATATTATTACTCCCGACCAGCTCATGTGA
- the leuD gene encoding 3-isopropylmalate dehydratase small subunit, giving the protein MIIQGKVIQYGDNVDTDVIIPARYLTATDPLELAKHCMEDIDPDFQKKRNNHSIIVAGKNFGCGSSREHAPLAIKGSGIKAIIASSFARIFYRNAINVGLPILELEEADTRLLSGDEVEINIQKGTITNLTQNKVYQAQPFPQFIQEIMARGGLMNLVKERISS; this is encoded by the coding sequence ATGATAATACAAGGAAAGGTTATCCAATATGGTGACAATGTTGATACTGATGTAATTATCCCAGCTCGGTATCTAACTGCAACAGATCCTTTGGAATTAGCAAAGCATTGTATGGAAGACATAGATCCTGATTTTCAAAAAAAGCGAAATAATCATTCAATCATCGTTGCAGGAAAAAACTTTGGCTGCGGCTCTTCCCGAGAACATGCTCCCCTAGCCATTAAAGGGTCGGGGATAAAGGCAATTATTGCTTCTTCTTTTGCAAGAATTTTTTATCGGAACGCTATCAATGTTGGGCTTCCCATATTAGAACTGGAAGAAGCAGATACACGTTTGCTCTCCGGGGATGAAGTCGAAATAAACATTCAAAAGGGAACCATTACCAACCTAACTCAAAATAAAGTTTACCAAGCTCAGCCCTTCCCTCAGTTTATACAAGAGATAATGGCTCGTGGAGGCTTGATGAATCTGGTTAAGGAAAGAATTTCATCTTAG
- a CDS encoding substrate-binding domain-containing protein: MTALFTESQILAKGAMIAAKNLGRSIPGDLSIVSMLENQATNFFEPALSGIDWKAKELGEQAVMLLVKIIEGRENIISGRTITTEFMVRDSCGIKR, translated from the coding sequence ATTACAGCTCTCTTCACCGAAAGCCAAATTTTAGCTAAAGGAGCTATGATAGCTGCAAAAAATCTTGGAAGAAGTATTCCTGGTGATCTATCGATAGTAAGCATGCTGGAAAACCAGGCAACGAATTTTTTTGAGCCGGCTCTTTCTGGAATAGATTGGAAAGCCAAAGAATTAGGAGAACAAGCAGTTATGCTGCTGGTTAAAATAATTGAAGGGCGAGAAAATATTATATCCGGTCGAACCATTACTACTGAATTCATGGTTCGCGATTCTTGTGGAATTAAAAGATAA
- a CDS encoding LacI family DNA-binding transcriptional regulator, whose translation MITLDEIALSAGVSKSTVSNVLNNRDERVSAYTKARVEQLIDELGYRSHRARKGHVFPKLNIINVLYPHFLRRFLNFPLYQEILEGIAFAAQQLNYQLIIATSGQDFHPTMIYDEMLNTELGDGFLILELLKRDSRLKRFIQGSKPFVTIGKPEVQDTREVSWVSIDLTAMVEKAIRKLINNGHQHIAFLGLEDKRILTLQTQRGFEKALEKEGKTKKDLIIIHLEPDSYRTELVVKNV comes from the coding sequence ATGATTACCTTAGATGAAATAGCCCTAAGCGCTGGTGTATCAAAAAGTACTGTATCAAATGTTTTAAATAATCGGGATGAAAGAGTAAGCGCCTATACAAAGGCCCGAGTTGAACAACTCATAGATGAATTAGGATATCGGTCTCACCGGGCAAGGAAAGGACATGTTTTTCCAAAATTGAATATTATCAATGTTCTTTATCCCCATTTTTTACGCCGGTTTTTAAATTTCCCCCTATATCAAGAAATACTTGAGGGAATTGCTTTTGCTGCCCAACAATTAAATTATCAGCTAATAATTGCTACTTCAGGACAGGATTTTCATCCAACCATGATCTATGATGAAATGCTCAACACCGAATTGGGAGATGGATTTCTAATCTTAGAATTACTGAAAAGAGATAGTCGTCTAAAGCGTTTTATTCAAGGTAGTAAACCATTCGTCACGATAGGAAAACCAGAAGTTCAAGATACTCGAGAGGTAAGCTGGGTATCAATAGATTTGACAGCCATGGTAGAAAAGGCAATTCGTAAACTTATAAATAATGGCCATCAACATATAGCTTTTTTGGGATTAGAAGACAAAAGGATTTTAACTCTTCAAACTCAAAGAGGTTTTGAAAAAGCTTTAGAGAAAGAGGGGAAAACCAAGAAGGATCTGATAATTATACATCTGGAACCAGATTCTTACCGAACCGAGTTGGTAGTTAAAAATGTTTAA
- a CDS encoding SAM-dependent methyltransferase, translating into MSLFFIFILIGILFLFFWWIFPLFFHGIPWQPTDMKRVKRMLEMADLKPDETLYDLGCGDGRILIYAARNYRAKAVGIEINPWLFALSWIRIYFLGLHRQIRVELKNIHDISLQNADVVTIFLFQNVNDLLRDKFLKELKPGSRIVSYVWILKDWDPDLVDQEYRLYKYTR; encoded by the coding sequence GTGAGTTTATTTTTTATTTTTATACTTATAGGAATACTGTTTCTTTTTTTCTGGTGGATTTTTCCCCTATTTTTCCATGGAATTCCCTGGCAACCAACCGATATGAAAAGGGTGAAGCGCATGTTGGAAATGGCAGACCTTAAACCCGATGAAACTCTTTATGATTTGGGCTGCGGAGATGGGAGAATTCTTATTTATGCTGCTCGAAACTACCGTGCTAAAGCAGTAGGTATAGAAATTAATCCCTGGCTCTTTGCTTTGTCCTGGATTCGGATTTATTTTCTCGGTTTACATCGCCAGATTAGGGTTGAGCTAAAAAACATTCATGATATATCGTTACAAAATGCCGATGTCGTGACAATTTTTCTATTCCAAAATGTAAATGATCTCTTGAGAGATAAATTCTTAAAAGAACTTAAACCGGGCTCAAGAATTGTTTCATATGTATGGATATTAAAAGACTGGGATCCGGATTTGGTAGATCAGGAATATCGTCTTTATAAATACACTCGATAA
- a CDS encoding FliA/WhiG family RNA polymerase sigma factor, with protein sequence MINIRKEENIEELWKLYLQTSDADYRERLINHYLYLVRIALGRFIYNLPSFIERDDLEGYGIIGLMQAFERYQPEKGLKFETYALSRIRGAALDYLRSLDPMTRGQRRKFKEVMGTWHQLQSEKGKEPTLEEISNEMGISVQDISWIIEQNRTGIFFSLDQQKGEEGRELGDNIADERTDVNPQDILENRELLEFLGKKIDELPDREKLCISLYYYEGLTLKEIGRVLGVGEPRVSQILSQTIIKLRSRMGSWGEQQKDT encoded by the coding sequence ATGATTAACATCAGAAAAGAAGAGAATATTGAAGAATTATGGAAATTATATTTACAAACTAGTGATGCTGATTATCGTGAAAGGCTTATTAATCATTATCTTTATTTGGTTAGAATTGCTCTAGGACGGTTTATATATAACCTTCCTTCATTCATTGAAAGAGATGATTTAGAAGGTTATGGAATTATCGGTCTTATGCAAGCATTTGAACGGTATCAACCAGAAAAAGGTTTAAAATTTGAAACGTATGCATTATCTCGAATTCGCGGAGCAGCATTAGATTACCTTCGTAGTTTGGACCCAATGACTCGTGGTCAAAGAAGAAAATTTAAAGAAGTAATGGGAACTTGGCATCAGCTCCAATCAGAAAAAGGGAAAGAACCGACCTTAGAAGAAATATCCAACGAAATGGGCATTTCGGTTCAAGATATCAGCTGGATTATTGAACAAAACCGAACTGGAATTTTCTTTTCATTAGATCAGCAAAAAGGTGAAGAAGGACGAGAGTTAGGTGATAATATTGCCGATGAACGGACTGATGTTAATCCTCAAGATATTCTTGAAAATAGAGAACTATTGGAATTCTTAGGGAAGAAAATAGATGAGTTGCCAGACAGAGAAAAGTTATGTATTTCTTTGTACTATTATGAAGGCTTGACCTTGAAAGAAATTGGTCGAGTTTTGGGAGTGGGAGAACCCAGAGTTTCTCAAATCTTATCACAGACCATAATCAAACTTCGATCAAGAATGGGTAGCTGGGGAGAGCAACAAAAAGATACTTAG
- a CDS encoding ROK family protein: MPRKKNNSVRSYYKALVKNLIRTDGPISRIALNKLTGMRLASVTDVTKELLKEDFIKEIGFECSKRGRRKVLLDINRDAGRVATLDFNSNRILGLGADLKLGINYRSRRIIPNNSDKDKIIQIMKDILYEIIESPSVKIAPVLGIGVADPGIVDENAGISILATQMKGWENVPIKDIMESEFGCPTFLESDTRCRLIAEKHLGAGKMKNDILMVELSSGIGAGIMSEGRLFRGSRGSAGELGHMMILENGPYCNCGSRGCLEAIASSKAIIRKLQEAIKSGAASSLSKVCRGDISKIDINMISQATEDGDKLSLQIIEETGRFIGEAIANSINLLNPEIVILTGDLLAFGDYILNPIRGMVRRQALSYNTKDVGIVIAEVGEEAAAIGMAAVVLDEVFGIPELRHQREYRVR, encoded by the coding sequence GTGCCCAGAAAAAAAAACAATAGTGTAAGAAGTTATTATAAGGCTTTGGTAAAAAATTTAATTCGGACCGATGGACCAATTTCCAGAATTGCGCTGAACAAGTTAACCGGTATGAGACTGGCTAGTGTTACAGATGTCACGAAAGAACTTTTAAAAGAAGACTTTATTAAGGAAATCGGATTTGAATGTTCCAAAAGGGGACGAAGGAAAGTACTATTAGATATTAATCGAGATGCTGGTCGAGTAGCAACTTTAGATTTTAATTCCAATCGAATTTTAGGACTTGGAGCAGATCTTAAGCTGGGAATAAATTACCGATCTCGCCGGATTATTCCAAATAACTCGGATAAAGACAAAATTATACAAATTATGAAAGATATTTTATACGAAATTATCGAATCACCATCAGTAAAAATTGCACCAGTCCTGGGAATAGGGGTTGCTGATCCAGGGATTGTTGATGAAAATGCCGGAATATCAATTTTAGCCACTCAGATGAAAGGTTGGGAAAATGTTCCAATAAAAGACATTATGGAAAGCGAATTTGGTTGCCCAACTTTCCTTGAAAGCGATACCCGCTGTCGACTAATTGCTGAAAAGCATTTAGGAGCTGGTAAAATGAAAAACGATATTTTAATGGTGGAACTTTCTTCGGGAATCGGAGCTGGAATTATGAGTGAAGGAAGGCTTTTTCGAGGGAGCAGAGGCTCGGCAGGGGAGTTGGGGCATATGATGATACTCGAGAACGGTCCCTATTGTAATTGCGGTAGTCGTGGTTGTTTAGAAGCGATTGCGTCATCAAAAGCGATCATTAGAAAGCTCCAAGAGGCGATCAAGTCAGGTGCGGCTTCCAGTTTATCGAAGGTTTGTCGTGGTGATATATCAAAAATAGACATAAATATGATTTCTCAAGCAACTGAGGATGGTGATAAGCTATCTTTGCAGATAATTGAGGAAACTGGGAGGTTTATTGGAGAGGCAATTGCCAATTCGATCAATCTTTTAAATCCTGAAATAGTGATATTAACAGGTGATTTGCTGGCCTTTGGAGATTATATTTTGAATCCAATTCGAGGAATGGTGAGGAGACAGGCATTAAGTTATAATACCAAAGATGTGGGTATAGTGATAGCCGAGGTTGGAGAAGAAGCAGCTGCCATCGGTATGGCAGCAGTCGTTCTCGATGAAGTGTTTGGCATACCAGAACTAAGACATCAAAGAGAATATAGAGTGCGATAA
- a CDS encoding NAD-dependent epimerase/dehydratase family protein, translated as MQILVTGGAGFIGSHIVDAYLQEGHQVVVVDNLSTGKKSNVHRAAMFYPLDICSSKEIESVFQRHVFDVVSHHAAQINLRKSIDEPAFDAEVNIIGSLNLFELCRKYEVKKCIFASSGGAIYGVPKQIPVDEKAPTKPLSPYGIAKLSVEQYLEYYYQVWNLERIILRYGNVYGPRQDPQGEAGVISIFCNNILKGDPCIVFGDGYKTRDYVSVHDIASANLLALNSPADIYNLGTGIETSVNQLINMLQKVTNQKISIIHDQDRKGEIEHIALHSKKANELLGWEITIPLNQGIEEVFQWYQQEHYKKKC; from the coding sequence ATGCAAATATTAGTTACCGGAGGAGCTGGCTTTATAGGATCGCATATAGTAGATGCCTACCTTCAAGAAGGACATCAAGTTGTTGTGGTTGATAACCTATCTACAGGAAAAAAATCCAATGTTCATCGCGCAGCAATGTTTTATCCGCTCGACATTTGTTCTTCTAAAGAAATAGAATCAGTCTTTCAAAGGCATGTTTTTGATGTGGTGAGTCATCACGCAGCACAAATTAATCTTAGAAAATCAATAGATGAACCAGCTTTTGATGCTGAAGTAAATATTATTGGTAGCCTTAACCTTTTTGAGCTGTGCCGAAAATACGAAGTTAAAAAATGTATTTTTGCCTCATCTGGGGGAGCAATTTATGGTGTGCCAAAGCAAATTCCTGTGGATGAGAAAGCTCCAACCAAGCCTCTTTCGCCCTATGGAATTGCTAAGCTATCAGTTGAACAATATCTAGAGTATTATTACCAAGTTTGGAATTTGGAAAGAATTATCCTTCGCTATGGAAATGTATATGGCCCTCGCCAGGATCCTCAGGGTGAGGCGGGAGTCATATCCATTTTTTGTAATAATATCCTCAAAGGCGATCCTTGTATTGTTTTTGGGGATGGTTATAAAACAAGGGATTACGTATCAGTTCATGATATTGCTTCGGCGAATTTACTGGCGCTAAACTCTCCAGCTGATATTTACAATCTTGGGACTGGAATTGAAACCAGCGTTAACCAATTGATCAATATGCTGCAAAAAGTTACTAACCAAAAAATTTCAATTATCCACGACCAAGACCGGAAAGGTGAAATCGAACATATTGCTCTTCACTCAAAGAAAGCAAACGAGCTTTTAGGCTGGGAAATAACCATCCCCCTAAACCAAGGAATAGAGGAGGTATTTCAGTGGTATCAACAAGAACATTATAAAAAAAAATGTTGA
- a CDS encoding 3-isopropylmalate dehydrogenase — protein MKKFKIAVIPGDGTGPEVVREGLKVLQVTSKKYNFSYETTFFPFGGDHYKKTGETLSVANVEELKKYDAIYLGAIGHPEVKPGILEQGILLKLRFSLDQYINLRPVKLYPNVDTPLKDKKPEDIDFVVVRENTEGLYAGVGGFLRKGTADEVATQESINTRKGVERCLRYAFKYTQKRNKRKKLTLCGKTNVLTYAFDLWERTFNEIAVDYPDVKTDYAHVDATTMWMVKNPEWFDVIVTDNLFGDIITDLGAMIQGGMGIAAGGNVNPSGVSMFEPIGGSAPKYTNLNIINPLAAICAVQMMLDVLGEVDAAQGLEKAVISSLQSGKIKSMSAGKMGLSTQEVGDLVASLI, from the coding sequence ATGAAAAAATTCAAAATAGCAGTAATACCTGGGGATGGCACAGGTCCAGAGGTTGTCCGGGAAGGGCTAAAAGTATTACAAGTTACCTCGAAAAAATACAACTTTTCCTACGAAACTACTTTCTTCCCCTTTGGTGGTGACCATTATAAAAAGACCGGTGAAACCCTATCTGTTGCGAATGTTGAAGAACTAAAAAAGTATGATGCAATTTACTTGGGTGCTATTGGTCACCCTGAAGTAAAACCAGGAATTTTAGAACAGGGGATACTTCTCAAGCTTCGTTTTTCGCTCGACCAATACATCAATTTACGGCCGGTGAAACTTTATCCCAATGTTGATACACCTTTAAAAGATAAAAAGCCTGAAGATATTGACTTTGTGGTGGTTAGAGAAAATACTGAGGGTCTTTATGCAGGAGTTGGAGGATTTTTAAGAAAAGGAACTGCCGATGAGGTCGCTACTCAGGAATCAATAAATACTCGCAAAGGCGTGGAACGTTGCCTACGGTATGCTTTCAAATACACTCAAAAGCGAAATAAAAGAAAAAAACTAACTCTTTGCGGGAAAACTAACGTTTTAACTTATGCCTTTGATTTGTGGGAAAGAACTTTCAATGAAATTGCGGTTGATTATCCTGATGTTAAAACTGATTACGCTCATGTTGATGCTACTACCATGTGGATGGTAAAAAACCCAGAGTGGTTTGATGTTATCGTTACTGACAATCTGTTTGGTGATATCATCACTGATCTCGGTGCAATGATTCAGGGCGGTATGGGGATAGCTGCTGGGGGAAATGTGAATCCTTCGGGGGTTTCAATGTTTGAACCTATCGGTGGATCGGCACCAAAATATACTAATTTAAACATAATCAATCCCTTGGCAGCAATATGTGCTGTTCAAATGATGCTCGATGTATTGGGTGAGGTTGATGCTGCTCAAGGCTTAGAAAAAGCAGTTATTTCTTCTTTACAAAGTGGAAAAATTAAAAGTATGAGCGCTGGAAAAATGGGTTTATCAACTCAAGAAGTAGGCGATTTAGTTGCTTCTCTAATTTAA